In a genomic window of Helianthus annuus cultivar XRQ/B chromosome 10, HanXRQr2.0-SUNRISE, whole genome shotgun sequence:
- the LOC110882017 gene encoding uncharacterized protein LOC110882017 has translation MMFTFLVAGWEGVAHDSRILSESLTNANAPFPFPPPDKYYLCDAAYAHTRGFMAPYRNVRYWLGDFRRNRALNDKEKFNHAHAKLRNVIERAYGVLKARFPILKKMAPFSLVTQRNITVACFALHNFIRKEGLSDDLFDEYDHPNVRLQDGDEHVQDGGENREEEVPRHGSSADREFMSQLRDQIAQELMQNNVL, from the exons ATGATGTTTACGTTTCTCGTGGCCGGATGGGAAGGAGTGGCACATGATTCTAGAATATTGTCCGAATCTTTAACAAATGCAAATGCACCATTTCCATTTCCTCCTCCGG ataaATATTATCTATGTGATGCTGCTTATGCACACACTCGAGGCTTTATGGCGCCATATAGAAATGTGAGGTATTGGCTTGGAGATTTTCGTCGAAATCGTGCATTAAACGACAAGGAAAAATTCAACCACGCACATGCAAAGCTTAGAAATGTTATTGAACGTGCGTATGGTGTACTAAAAGCACGTTTTCCAATATTAAAGAAAATGGCTCCCTTTTCGTTGGTTACGCAACGAAATATTACCGTTGCATGTTTTGCGCTTCATAATTTTATACGAAAAGAGGGTTTAAGCGATGACCTTTTTGATGAATATGATCACCCAAATGTACGCCTTCAAGATGGAGATGAACATGTACAAGATGGTGGTGAAAATAGGGAAGAAGAAGTACCACGACATGGAAGTTCAGCGGACCGTGAATTTATGAGTCAACTTCGAGATCAAATAGCACAAGAATTAATGCAAAACAATGTACTTTGA